The sequence CGACCACCACCACCCGGACGATGGGGCCGCTGCCGACCGTCCCGGCGGCCCGCTCGATGCCGCCGCAGCCGGTGCGCGAGGAGGCCCAGGCGGCCGCCGCCGGGGGTGTCACGGTCCCGAGGCTCGGAGAGGTTCCCCGCTCCCCCGCCTTCCCCGGTCCGCGCAACGGCTGACGGCTGTCCTGCCGCCGGGACGCCGACACCCGACGGCCGGCGGGCCCTGCGCACCGCGTCCGATTCCGCCCTCGGTGGGACGACCGTACGGGTCGCCCCACCGGGGGTTTCGACGTTCGGCCCCGGCCGCCCGCGCACCGGCCTCCCGCCCCACCGGCCGCCCGCGCCCCGGGTAACCGCGGCGGCGCAGCGGCGTCAGCCGATGTCGGGCGGGTCGATGCGGACCCGGACGGCCTCCGCCGCCGGAACCCCCTTCGCCAGCCGGGCCGCCTGCGCCTTCTTCAGTGCGGCCGCCAGGGCGGCTCCGCTGCCCGGCGGGACCCGGACCAGCGCCCGCTCCCCGGGGGACGGTTCCCCGCGCCGCCCCGGGAGCGGTACGGGTCCCAGGATCTCCGCGTCGGGCGGCAGGCCGGCTCCGGCCAGGAAGGCCTCCACCGCCTCGCCCCGACCGGCCACCGCCGCCATCCGGGACACCGGCGGGAAGCCGAGCTGGGACCGGTCCGCCAGCTCCCGTACGGCGTGCCCCACCGGGTCCCACCGGACGAGCGCCTGGACGGGCCGCAGCGTCGGCTCGGCGACCACCACGACCTGCCCGTCGCCCCGGACCAGGGAGGCGGCCGCGATCCACCGCCGGAGCGCGTCCTCGCCGGCCCGCAGGTCGGGCCGGCTCAGCATGGCCCAGCCGTCGAGGAGCAGCGCGGCCGCGTACCCGGCGCCCGCCGCCACCGGTTCGGCGCCCGGGGTGCAGACCACGAGCGCGGGCCGGTCGGGTACCTCGTCGAGGACGTGGTCGCGCCCGGAGGTCCGTACGGCGACGGCCGGGAAGGCGCGGCCCAGTTCCTCGGCGGTGCGTCGGGCGCCGACCACCTGGGCCCGGAGCCGGAACGATCCGCATTCCTCGCAGTGCCAGGACGGCTCGCCGCGCCCGCACCACCCGCACGTCAGGTCCCGCTCGTCGGGGGCTTCCAGCGGCCCGGCGCAGACCGTGCAGCGGGCGGGGGTGCGGCACCGCTCGCACGCCAGCCGGGGCACATAGCCCCGTCGCGGTACCTGGACCAGGACGGGCCCGGTCTTCAGCCCTTCCCGGACGGTCTCCCAGGCCAGGCTCGGCAGGCGCGCGGCGCGGGCGGCCTCGTCGCGGGCGAGCAGCTCGTCCCCGACGGTCCGGATCCGCGGCGCGCAGGCCCGTACGGTCTCGCGGTCGGCGATCAGGGGCCTGGCCCAGCCGGACTCGACCAGTTGGGCGGCCTCCACGGTGCAGCTCGTGCTGCCGGCGAGGAAGCCGCAGCCGTCGCCCACGGCGCGCAGTTCCAGTACCTCCCGGACGTGCGGGAAGGGGGCGTTGTCGTCGCTGTGGCTGGAGTCGCCGTCGTCCCAGACGGCGACCAGCCCGAGGTCCCGTACGGGGGCGAACATGGCGGCCCGGGTGCCGATGACGGCCCGTACGGAGCCGCGGTGCACGGCGAGCCATTGGCGGTAGCGCTTCTCGGGTCCCGACTCGGCGGTGAGCAGGGCGTGCCGGCCCTCGCCGAGCAGGGCGGTCAGGGCGGCGTCGACGCGGGCGGCGGTCCGTCCGTCGGGGAGCACGGCGAGGGCGCCGCGCCCGGAGGCCAGGGTGGCGGCCATGGCGCGGGCGAGTTCGTCGGCCCAGCCGGGGCCGGGCAGGGCGGTCCATACGGCGCGCGGGCTGCCGCCGGTGGCGAGGGCGCGCAGGAACCCGGGGCCGGCGCCGTACCGTTCCCAGCCGGCGGGCTCGGGGGCGGCGGGTGGCGGTAGGGGTTCCGGTGAGGGCTTGGCCTCGGCGCGGGCGCTCCGCGCGGGCAGGGCGAGCTGGAGCACGTCGGCGAGGCTGCCCGCGTAGCGGTCGGCGACGGCCCGGGCGAGGGCGAGCATGCGGGGGCTGAGGACCACCTCGGGCGAGACGACGTGGGCGAGGGCGGCCAGTGCGCCCTCGTAGTCGGACTCGGCGCGGCGTTCCACGATGAAGCCGTCGATGAGGCCGCCGCCCTCGCGGCGGCCGCCGTGCACGTGGTGGGAGCCGGCGCCGAACCGGACGCGGACGCGGACGCCGGGTTGGGCGGCCTCGGAGAGCTCTTCGGGGACGGCGTAGTCGAAGGTCCGGTCGAGGTGCAGCACGCCCTTGTTCACCAGGACGCGGGCGACGGGCAGCTCGGCGGCGAGGGCGGCCCCGCGCCAGGTGCGCGGCTTCGCCTTGGGCGCCTTGGCCTTCGCCTCGGCGACGATGTCCCGGATCAGTGCGAGCTGCTCCGGCGGGCCCCCCGCCTCGGTTTCGCTCTCGCCGTTGTCGCTGCTCACAGCAGCATTCTTACAAACGGCACCGACAGTGGGCGCTCTCCCGAAATCAGGGCGGGCGGCGGCGGTGGTGGAACTGTCCTTCGACGCCGGGCTCGCGCCCGACTCCGGATGAAGCCGCCATCCGGCGCGCCGGGAGAGCAGGGGGACCATAGGCATGCGTGCGGCGGTCGATCAACGCCGTACGGCCCCGGACCGATGGAGGTCCGGAGCCGTACGGGTCCGCCGTGGGGCGGGATGTGCTTACAGGCCGGCGGCCGCGCGCAGCGCGTCCACGCGGTCGGTGCGCTCCCAGGTGAAGTCCGGCAGCTCGCGGCCGAAGTGGCCGTAGGCGGCGGTCTGGGCGTAGATCGGGCGCAGCAGGTCGAGGTCGCGGATGATCGCGGCCGGGCGCAGGTCGAAGACCTCGCCGATCGCGTCCTCGATCTTCTGCGTCTCGACCTTGGCGGTGCCGAAGGTCTCGACGAAGAGGCCGACGGGCTCGGCCTTGCCGATGGCGTACGCGACCTGCACCTCGCAGCGCGAGGCGAGACCGGCGGCGACCACGTTCTTGGCGACCCAGCGCATGGCGTAGGCGGCGGAGCGGTCGACCTTCGACGGGTCCTTGCCGGAGAAGGCGCCGCCACCGTGGCGGGCCATGCCGCCGTAGGTGTCGATGATGATCTTGCGGCCGGTGAGGCCGGCGTCGCCCATCGGGCCGCCGATCTCGAAGCGGCCGGTCGGGTTCACCAGGAGGCGGTAGCCCTCGGTGTCGAGCTTGATGCCGTCCTCGACGAGCTGGGCCAGGACGTGCTCGACGACGAACTCGCGGATGTCGGGAGCGAGCAGCGAGTCGAGGTCGATGTCCGAGGCGTGCTGCGAGGAGACCACGACGGTGTCCAGGCGCACGGCCTTGTCGCCGTCGTACTCGATGGTGACCTGGGTCTTGCCGTCGGGGCGCAGGTACGGGATGGTCCCGTTCTTGCGGACCTCGGACAGGCGGCGCGAGAGCCGGTGCGCGATGTGGATCGGCAGCGGCATGAGCTCGGGGGTCTCGTCGCAGGCGTAGCCGAACATCAGGCCCTGGTCGCCGGCGCCCTGCTTGTCGAGCTCGTCCTCGTCGCCCTCGACGCGCTTCTCGTAGGCGGTGTCGACGCCCTGCGCGATGTCCGGGGACTGGGCGCCGATGGACACCGACACGCCGCAGGAGGCGCCGTCGAAGCCCTTCTTCGAGGAGTCGTAGCCGATTTCGAGGATCTTGTCCCGGACGAGCTGCGCGATCGGCGCGTAGGCCTTCGTCGTCACCTCTCCCGCGATGTGCACGAGACCCGTGGTGATGAGGGTTTCCACGGCGACGCGCGAGGTCGGGTCCTCGGTGAGGAGCGCGTCGAGGATCGTGTCGCTGATCTGGTCAGCGATCTTGTCGGGGTGGCCCTCGGTGACGGACTCCGAGGTGAACAGACGACGGGACACAACGCTCCCTGGGGTTGCAGCGGCTGCTGGCTGATCATTTGGCGGAACCACATCGGGGGCTGCGCCCGATCACGTTCCGGATGCAGTTTATCGGTCGCCACCGTTTCCTGGACCACCCGTCTCGCCCTATGGGAGCCGTGTGACCTGCGGCACTCCCATTCTTACGCACGGAAGTGGCCTGGAGAAGGGGAATCGACCCAGGCGCGTCGCGGCTAGAGCCGGACCGCCACCTGGTCCCAAATGACCTCGGCCAGGGCTTCCTTCGGACCATAGGGCACCTGAGTCTCAGACCCATCAGAGGCCAGGATGACCGCTTCGTTCTCCTCAGAACCAAAGGTTCGAGCCTCGCCGACCTCGTTCACGACGAGAAGGTCACATCCCTTGCGGGCGAGCTTGGCCCGGCCGTTCGCGAGGACGTCGTCGGTCTCCGCGGCGAATCCCACGACCACCTGTCCGGCCCTGGCACGATCGGCCGAGATCTCCGCGAGGACGTCCGGATTGCGTACGAGCGCCACGGGCGCCGGGTCCTGCCCGTCCTTCTTCTTGATCTTTCCGCCCGCGTACTCGGCGGGCCGGAAGTCGGCCACGGCCGCGGCCATGACCACGACGTCGGCGTCCGCGGCGGCCTTGAGCACGGCCTCCCGCAGCTGCACGGCCGTCCCCACCCGTACGACGTCCACTCCGGCCGGGTCGGCCAGGGCGGTGTTGGCCGAGACCAGGGTGACCCGGGCCCCGCGGGCCACGGCGGTACGAGCGAGGGCGTAGCCCTGCTTGCCGGAGGAGCGGTTGCCGAGGAAGCGGACCGGGTCCAGCGGCTCCCGGGTACCGCCCGCGCTGATCACCACGTGCCGCCCGAGGAGGTCGGGCTCGGCCACCCCGCGGGCCAGCACCCGACGACAGACCTCGAAGATCTCCTCGGGGTCGGGCAGCCGCCCCTTGCCGGTGTCCTTGCCGGTGAGCCGGCCGACGGCGGGCTCGATGACGAGCGCGCCGCGCCGGCGCAGCGTGGCCACGTTCTCCTGGGTGGCGGGGTGCTCCCACATCTCGGT comes from Streptomyces virginiae and encodes:
- a CDS encoding primosomal protein N': MSSDNGESETEAGGPPEQLALIRDIVAEAKAKAPKAKPRTWRGAALAAELPVARVLVNKGVLHLDRTFDYAVPEELSEAAQPGVRVRVRFGAGSHHVHGGRREGGGLIDGFIVERRAESDYEGALAALAHVVSPEVVLSPRMLALARAVADRYAGSLADVLQLALPARSARAEAKPSPEPLPPPAAPEPAGWERYGAGPGFLRALATGGSPRAVWTALPGPGWADELARAMAATLASGRGALAVLPDGRTAARVDAALTALLGEGRHALLTAESGPEKRYRQWLAVHRGSVRAVIGTRAAMFAPVRDLGLVAVWDDGDSSHSDDNAPFPHVREVLELRAVGDGCGFLAGSTSCTVEAAQLVESGWARPLIADRETVRACAPRIRTVGDELLARDEAARAARLPSLAWETVREGLKTGPVLVQVPRRGYVPRLACERCRTPARCTVCAGPLEAPDERDLTCGWCGRGEPSWHCEECGSFRLRAQVVGARRTAEELGRAFPAVAVRTSGRDHVLDEVPDRPALVVCTPGAEPVAAGAGYAAALLLDGWAMLSRPDLRAGEDALRRWIAAASLVRGDGQVVVVAEPTLRPVQALVRWDPVGHAVRELADRSQLGFPPVSRMAAVAGRGEAVEAFLAGAGLPPDAEILGPVPLPGRRGEPSPGERALVRVPPGSGAALAAALKKAQAARLAKGVPAAEAVRVRIDPPDIG
- the metK gene encoding methionine adenosyltransferase, coding for MSRRLFTSESVTEGHPDKIADQISDTILDALLTEDPTSRVAVETLITTGLVHIAGEVTTKAYAPIAQLVRDKILEIGYDSSKKGFDGASCGVSVSIGAQSPDIAQGVDTAYEKRVEGDEDELDKQGAGDQGLMFGYACDETPELMPLPIHIAHRLSRRLSEVRKNGTIPYLRPDGKTQVTIEYDGDKAVRLDTVVVSSQHASDIDLDSLLAPDIREFVVEHVLAQLVEDGIKLDTEGYRLLVNPTGRFEIGGPMGDAGLTGRKIIIDTYGGMARHGGGAFSGKDPSKVDRSAAYAMRWVAKNVVAAGLASRCEVQVAYAIGKAEPVGLFVETFGTAKVETQKIEDAIGEVFDLRPAAIIRDLDLLRPIYAQTAAYGHFGRELPDFTWERTDRVDALRAAAGL
- the coaBC gene encoding bifunctional phosphopantothenoylcysteine decarboxylase/phosphopantothenate--cysteine ligase CoaBC, translated to MDKPKVVLGVSGGIAAYKACELLRRLTESGHDVRVVPTAASLNFVGEATWSALSGNPASTEVWESVHEVPHVRIGQSADLVVVAPATADMLAKAAHGLADDLLTNTLLTARCPVVFAPAMHTEMWEHPATQENVATLRRRGALVIEPAVGRLTGKDTGKGRLPDPEEIFEVCRRVLARGVAEPDLLGRHVVISAGGTREPLDPVRFLGNRSSGKQGYALARTAVARGARVTLVSANTALADPAGVDVVRVGTAVQLREAVLKAAADADVVVMAAAVADFRPAEYAGGKIKKKDGQDPAPVALVRNPDVLAEISADRARAGQVVVGFAAETDDVLANGRAKLARKGCDLLVVNEVGEARTFGSEENEAVILASDGSETQVPYGPKEALAEVIWDQVAVRL